Proteins encoded by one window of Glycine soja cultivar W05 chromosome 15, ASM419377v2, whole genome shotgun sequence:
- the LOC114388263 gene encoding 14 kDa zinc-binding protein-like: MAATIPFSLLRNCAPLKLATPFARKASNFNLLLPLQPRRLVSSTCAVNNEEAAAKTAAVNFDSEAPTIFDKIINKEIPSSIVYEDEKVLAFRDINPQAPVHVLVIPKLRDGLTQLGKADSRHGEILGQLLYAAKIVAEKEGIDDGFRVVINNGPSACQSVYHLHLHVLGGRQMNWPPG; this comes from the exons ATGGCAGCAACCATTCCTTTCTCTCTGCTTAG GAACTGCGCGCCATTGAAACTAGCAACACCTTTCGCTCGCAAAGCCTCCAACTTTAATCTTCTTCTCCCTCTTCAACCACGcag GTTGGTCTCTAGTACCTGTGCTGTGAACAATGAAGAGGCTGCAGCAAAAACAGCAGCTGTTAATTTTGATAGTGAAGCTCCAACAAT ATTTGATAAGATCATAAATAAGGAAATCCCTTCGAGCATTGTATATGAGGATGAAAAGGTTCTTGCATTTCGTGACATTAATCCACAGGCTCCGGTTCATGTCCTAGTCATTCCAAAATTAAGAGATGGATTAACACAACTTGGGAAG GCTGATAGTAGGCATGGGGAAATATTGGGTCAACTTCTGTATGCTGCCAAAATTGTAGCTGAGAAAGAAGGTATTGATGATGGATTCCGTGTcgtcatcaacaatggtcccAGTGCCT GTCAATCTGTGTATCATCTGCACTTGCATGTATTAGGTGGCAGACAGATGAATTGGCCACCTGGTTGA
- the LOC114388262 gene encoding uncharacterized protein LOC114388262 isoform X1, with translation MQVSSICLPAKVPVRVKSLHTNPATVNDPTSTAKVAAPKWAQKTITLPPLKRGCHLITSKIVKEVRQELSEYQCGLAHLFLHHTSASLTINENYDYDVRDDTETFLNGIVPEGPSAPWKHTLEGPDDMPAHIKSSMFGCALMIPISNGKLNMGTWQGIWLCEHRDYPTPRTVVVTLNGI, from the exons ATGCAAGTCTCCTCAATCTGTTTACCAGCTAAGGTTCCAGTTCGCGTGAAGTCACTGCACACGAACCCAGCAACCGTAAACGACCCCACTTCCACGGCCAAGGTGGCTGCTCCTAAGTGGGCCCAGAAGACAATAACTTTGCCTCCCCTTAAACGTGGTTGTCATTTAATCACTTCTAAG ATAGTGAAAGAAGTTCGGCAAGAATTGTCTGAATACCAGTGTGGCCTGGCCCATCTCTTCT TGCATCACACAAGTGCTTCTCTTACCATCAATGAGAATTATGACTATGATGTTCGGGATGATACAGAAACCTTCCTCAATGGGATAGTTCCagag GGACCATCTGCGCCTTGGAAGCATACTCTAGagg GGCCAGATGACATGCCGGCACATATTAAATCGTCGATGTTTGGTTGTGCACTCAT gaTACCCATTTCAAATGGAAAGCTTAATATGGGGACATGGCAG GGTATATGGCTTTGTGAGCATCGGGATTATCCTACACCGCGTACAGTTGTTGTCACTCTTAATGGAATATGA
- the LOC114388262 gene encoding uncharacterized protein LOC114388262 isoform X2, translating to MQVSSICLPAKVPVRVKSLHTNPATVNDPTSTAKVAAPKWAQKTITLPPLKRGCHLITSKIVKEVRQELSEYQCGLAHLFLHHTSASLTINENYDYDVRDDTETFLNGIVPEGPSAPWKHTLEGPDDMPAHIKSSMFGCALMIPISNGKLNMGTWQVRPSASM from the exons ATGCAAGTCTCCTCAATCTGTTTACCAGCTAAGGTTCCAGTTCGCGTGAAGTCACTGCACACGAACCCAGCAACCGTAAACGACCCCACTTCCACGGCCAAGGTGGCTGCTCCTAAGTGGGCCCAGAAGACAATAACTTTGCCTCCCCTTAAACGTGGTTGTCATTTAATCACTTCTAAG ATAGTGAAAGAAGTTCGGCAAGAATTGTCTGAATACCAGTGTGGCCTGGCCCATCTCTTCT TGCATCACACAAGTGCTTCTCTTACCATCAATGAGAATTATGACTATGATGTTCGGGATGATACAGAAACCTTCCTCAATGGGATAGTTCCagag GGACCATCTGCGCCTTGGAAGCATACTCTAGagg GGCCAGATGACATGCCGGCACATATTAAATCGTCGATGTTTGGTTGTGCACTCAT gaTACCCATTTCAAATGGAAAGCTTAATATGGGGACATGGCAG